From a single Cryptococcus neoformans var. neoformans B-3501A chromosome 3, whole genome shotgun sequence genomic region:
- a CDS encoding hypothetical protein (HMMPfam hit to Sugar_tr, Sugar (and other) transporter, score: 365.4, E(): 7.3e-107) — protein sequence MFFSKYRGSTGRNKPEHAHAPDRDSIPSLDDLGIQLHPDTARYVTDSQALADAIGGNGLRDMFGNGLVVAAAFSTCMGGLLFGFDQGILSIVLTMPQFLEQFPDVNINVSSSAAFNKGIMTALLELGAFIGALQAGFVADKYSRKKAIALGSVWFVIGAIIQTTSFSFAQLVVGRFIGGLGVGLLSAVAPMYISEVAPPNIRGALLAMEGATIVIGIVVMFYITYGSRFIENDWSFRLPFLIQMAPCILLGFGLWKLPYSPRWLAGAGRDADCLNALMRLRRLPSTDPRLQAEWISIRAEAIQNREVIIKDHPSLQGRDFMSELKLEVVSWIDMFRPKLIKRTIIGPMLMMFQQFQGVNALIYYSPTLFEQLGLDYEMQLDMSGVLNISQMVATIVAFFVLDRVGRKPPLIFGSICNTICHIIVAVIMAKYSHDWVKYHNEAWVAVAFILTFMFTFGVGWSPVPWAMPAEVHSSSRRAKGVAITTCACWLCNFIIGLITPPMLQNIKYGTFLFFGVFALLSGIWVWFFCPEPMGKTLEQMDEIFRSNTAHEDNITKVEIQAAIMDASPIGSTTSVFRSGEKLGDKDIQQEWVETV from the exons ATGTTCTTCAGCAAGTATAGAGGCAGCACCGGGCGTAACAAGCCCGAACATGCTCATGCTCCCGACCGGGACTCCATCCCTAGTCTCGATGACCTTGGTATCCAACTTCATCCAGACACAGCCCGATATGTAACAGATAGTCAAGCCTTGGCGGACGCCATTGGAGGTAATG GCCTTCGAGATATGTTTGGTAATGGACTGGTAGTGGCTGCTGCTTTTTCCACCTGCATGGGAGGTCTCCTCTTCGGTTTTGATCAAGGTATCCTTTCTATCGTCCTCACTATGCCTCAATTCCTTGAGCAATTTCCGGACGTCAATATCAAtgtttcttcctcggccGCCTTCAACAAAGG CATCATGACTGCTCTCTTGGAGTTGGGTGCTTTCATCGGCGCTCTTCAAGCTGGGTTTGTTGCTGATAAGTACTCTCGAAAAAAAGCAATTG CTCTTGGATCAGTATGGTTCGTCATTGGAGCTATAATCCAGACCACGTCATTCTCCTTTGCCcagcttgttgttggacgATTCATTGGAGGCCTGGGTGTCGGTCTTCTTTCTGCAGTGGCCCCTATGTATATCAGCGAAGTGGCACCTCCTAACATTCGAGGAGCCTTACTCGCCATGGAAGGTGCCACTATTGTCATCGGTATTGTAGTGATGTTCTATATT ACGTATGGTTCTCGGTTCATTGAAAATGATTGGAGCTTTCGTCTCCCCTTCTTGATACAAATGGCCCCTTGTATTCTCCTTGGTTTCGGTCTTTGGAAGCTGCCATACTCTCCCAGATGGCTTGCTGGCGCGGGTCGAGATGCCGACTGTCTCAACGCTCTGATGCGTCTTAGACGCTTACCTTCCACAGACCCTCGTCTGCAAGCAGAATGGATCAGCATCCGTGCAGAGGCTATCCAGAACCGAGAAGTGATAATCAAGGATcacccatctcttcaaggAAGAGACTTCATGTCGGAACTTAAGCTTGAAGTCGTTTCATGGATAGACATGTTCCGACCCAAGTTGATCAAGCGTACGATTATTGGTCCcatgttgatgatgttcCAGCAATTTCAAGGAGTCAATGCT CTTATCTACTACTCGCCTACTCTCTTTGAGCAGCTTGGACTCGATTATGAAATGCAACTAGACATGAGCGGCGTACTCAACATTTCGCAGATGGTTGCCACCATTGTCGCTTTCTTCGTTCTTGACCGAGTCGGTCGAAAGCCTCCACTCATATTTGGTTCTATTTGCAACACCATATGTCATATAATTGTGGCCGTTATCATGGCCAAGTACAGTCATGACTGGGTCAAGTATCATAACGAAGCTTGGGTGGCGGTCGCCTTTATTCTGACTTTTATGTTCACTTTTGGCGTCGGGTGGTCACCTGTACCTTGGGCGATGC CTGCCGAAGtccattcttcatcccGCCGAGCCAAAGGTGTTGCCATCACCACTTGCGCATGCTGGCTCTGTAACTTTATTATTGGACTCATTACTCCCCCTATGCTTCAAAATATCAAATACGGCacattcctcttctttggaGTATTTGCTTTACTTTCAGGTATCTGGGTATGGTTCTTTTGCCCTGAACCGAT GGGGAAAACCCTTGAGCAAATGGATGAGATTTTCCGCTCCAACACCGCTCATGAAGACAACATCACCAAAGTCGAGATCCAGGCGGCCATTATGGATGCCTCGCCTATTGGAAGCACAACCTCTGTGTTCAGATCCGGCGAAAAGCTCGGCGACAAAGATATTCAACAGGAGTGGGTGGAGACCGTTTAA
- a CDS encoding hypothetical protein (HMMPfam hit to A_deaminase, Adenosine/AMP deaminase, score: 670.4, E(): 1.2e-198), translating into MSHSPDDPYTSPSPSPFPSPLPIPAPTYEDHLNGAPHSHSSPSFDYHEERRTHLKDEIWMSHHLPRLPPPSASEAGSSVRTDTGISFKSRMAPGDYFDTSNPTGPVRQLSPKASFNPSVLRANMSNVEKGGEAMTMREHEVDPDVNDLGTALRQATLRLDKESTMLSPSGPDYGDLDPAPALVHRQEMDAQERLDLEEEKKEKELAMKAFTGENEGQTKVQPQQPSGVQQGIGNELESLYASFSRCLELRDKYIELSNQRLGDNPRDHDGTFHGFNPASAGDVMGLKPEYDPETVEIPAEAKDDIPTWNIYPPPPPPRWHWKTAQDGVHPEPATIEDNNKRSAPNQRDVEVFKVEDCEIPGKDEGRTFMVNDEGVFTVYVDRVNSPSVSNGQPPERQANAQISDDKQPLSRVPSLKEYFTDLDFLLGVCSDGPAKSFAFRRLKYLQSKWSLYCLLNEYQELADMKAVPHRDFYNVRKVDTHIHHSASMNQKHLLRFIKSKLKKSPDEIVIHRDDKDLTLKEVFESLNLTAYDLSIDMLDMHAHQEFHRFDRFNDRYNPTGSSRLREIFLKTDNLLKGKYLAELTHELITDLEQSKYQHSEWRLSIYGRNINEWDNLAKWVVNNKLISHNVRWLIQVPRLYEVFKGQGLVDNFEDVVRNVFQPLFEVTQDPSSHPELHIFLQRVVGFDSVDDESKPERRLYRKFPTAKMWNTKQSPPYSYWIYYMYANMASLNAWRRSRSFNTFVLRPHCGEAGDPDHLSSAFLTAHSISHGILLRKVPALQYLFYLKQIGLAMSPLSNNALFLTYERNPFKDFFRTGLNVSLSTDDPLQFHFTASHLLEEYSCAAQIYKLTPADMCELARNSVLQSGWEMQVKKHWLGQRWYWPGAAGNDIHKTNVPTIRLAYRQATLLEELALIRHGEHSPSATPTHLKPPTTIKPDKPGLATHSSDIAAAAMAKSSGIPAAHLVGGASELDRRSLERKRAIGGTDKQAQMSDTAS; encoded by the exons ATGTCCCACTCCCCAGACGACCCATACACGAGtccctcaccctctccatTCCCGTCCCCTCTCCCAATTCCCGCCCCCACTTACGAAGACCACCTCAATGGAGCGCCCCATTCACactcctccccctctttCGACTATCACGAGGAACGCAGGACCCATTTGAAGGACGAAATCTGGATGTCCCACCATTTGCCTCGTCTCCCACCTCCAAGTGCGTCAGAGGCAGGCTCTTCTGTCCGCACAGACACCGGCATCAGTTTCAAAAGCAGGATGGCTCCCGGGGACTATTTCGATACGAGTAATCCAACCGGTCCTGTGCGACAACTGAGTCCCAAAGCATCGTTTAATCCTTCAGTGCTGCGTGCAAATATGTCCAACGTAGAGAAAGGTGGGGAGGCTATGACTATGCGCGAGCATGAAGTAGATCCTGATGTCAACGATCTCGGCACCGCTCTTCGTCAAGCAACTCTCCGCCTCGACAAAGAATCCACCATGCTCTCACCTTCAGGTCCAGATTACGGAGATTTGGATCCTGCACCGGCCCTCGTCCACAGGCAAGAAATGGATGCTCAAGAAAGGCTAgatcttgaagaagagaagaaggagaaggagttaGCCATGAAGGCTTTTACAGGTGAAAATGAGGGACAAACAAAAGTGCAGCCCCAACAACCCAGTGGCGTTC AACAAGGAATCGGAAATGAACTCGAGTCGCTCTA CGCGTCATTTTCCCGCTGTCTCGAGCTTCGTGACAAGTACATAGAACTTTCAAACCAACGCCTGGGCGACAACCCTCGAGACCACGATGGCACCTTCCACGGGTTCAATCCTGCGTCCGCAGGTGACGTGATGGGCCTCAAGCCCGAATATGATCCCGAAACTGTTGAGATCCCAGCTGAGGCCAAAGATGATATCCCTACGTGGAACATTtatcctccccctccccctcctcgtTGGCATTGGAAGACCGCCCAGGATGGCGTTCACCCTGAGCCTGCAACGATAGAAGATAATAACAAGCGATCAGCTCCAAATCAGAGGGATGTGGAAGTTTTCAAGGTGGAGGATTGTGAAATCCCGGGTAAGGATGAAGGGAGGACATTTATGGTCAATGATGAAGGTGTGTTCACTGTATACGTGGACAGGGTCAATTCTCCCTCCGTCAGCAATGGGCAACCCCCCGAGCGTCAAGCGAACGCACAAATCTCAGACGATAAGCAACCTCTTTCGCGTGTTCCCAGTCTCAAGGAGTACTTCACCGACCTTgacttccttcttggtgTTTGCTCTGATGGTCCTGCCAAGAGTTTTGCTTTCAGAAGGCTCAAATACCTTCAAAGCAAGTGGAGTCTTTATTGTTTGTTGAATGAATATCAAGAATTGGCGGATATGAAGGCCGTACCTCATCG AGACTTTTACAACGTCCGAAAAGTTGACACTCACATTCACCACTCGGCAAGCATGAACCAGAAGCATCTTCTGCGATTTATCAAgtccaagctcaagaagtCACCTGAT GAAATTGTCATCCATCGAGATGACAAGGATCTCACGCTGAAGGAGGTCTTTGAGTCGCTTAATCTCACGGCTTATGATCTTTCCATTGACATGCTTGATATGCACGCCCACCAA GAATTCCACCGATTCGACAGGTTCAATGACCGATATAATCCAACCGGATCTTCCCGTCTGCGTGAAATCTTCCTCAAGACTGACAACTTGTTAAAGGGGAAGTATCTGGCTGAACTCACACACG AATTAATCACGGATCTGGAACAGAGTAAATACCAACACTCTGAATGGCGTCTCTCCATTTATGGCCG TAACATCAACGAATGGGACAACCTTGCAAAATGGGTCGTCAACAATAAGCTCATCTCGCATAATGTTAGGTGGTTGATTCAAGTTCCAAGACTTTATGAAGTTTTCAAGGGTCAGGGGCTGGTCGACAATTTTGAGGATGTTGTCCGCA ACGTTTTCCAACCTTTGTTCGAAGTAACTCAGgacccttcttcccatcctgAGCTTCATATTTTCCTTCAGAGAGTCGTAGGATTTGACTCTGTCGACGACGAATCTAAACCCGAGAGACGACTCTATCGCAAGTTCCCAACCGCCAAAATGTGGAACACTAAACAAAGTCCGCCCTACAGTTACTG GATCTACTACATGTACGCTAACATGGCGAGCCTCAATGCTTGGCGTCGTTCTCGCAGTTTCA ACACTTTTGTCCTCCGGCCTCATTGTGGTGAAGCCGGTGATCCCGACCATCTTTCATCGGCGTTCCTCACCGCCCATTCTATCTCTCACggcattcttcttcgtaaGGTCCCTGCATTGCAGTACCTATTCTATCTCAAGCAAATTGGACTGGCTATGTCTCCATTGAGTAATAATGCCTTGTTCTTGACGTACGAGAGGAATCCATTCAAAGACTTTTTCAGGACTGGGTTGAACGTGTCGTTGTCAACAG ATGATCCCCTTCAGTTCCATTTCACTGCCTCCCATTTGCTTGAAGAGTACTCGTGCGCTGCGCAAATTTACAAACTTACCCCTGCCGACATGTGTGAGCTGGCGCGAAACTCTGTACTTCAATCTGGCTGGGAAATGCAAGTCAAAAAGCACTGGTTAGGTCAAAGGTGGTATTGGCCTGGTGCTGCTGGTAATGATATCCATAAGACCAATGTGCCCACAATCAGGTTAGCATATCGACAGGCCACTTTACTGGAGGAGCT GGCTCTCATTCGCCACGGGGAGCATTCTCCAAGTGCTACCCCTACCCACTTGAAACCACCCACTACTATCAAACCCGACAAGCCCGGTCTTGCCACGCATTCTTCCGACATTGCTGCGGCCGCTATGGCCAAGTCGTCTGGTATTCCTGCTGCACACCTTGTTGGCGGAGCGTCTGAGCTTGATCGTCGAAGtttggaaagaaagagagctATAGGTGGAACGGATAAGCAAGCACAGATGTCTGATACCGCAAGTTAA
- a CDS encoding hypothetical protein (HMMPfam hit to PX, PX domain, score: 89.8, E(): 6.8e-24): MDSDTSPNPFASSPPSSPSPRPSLPPPVPRKPSSLVSAASGSPPPTHRASFPDPARHPKMGATVPGPKPKTGYCCSIDKDISAGEQVHIVDALKTTEGGTASYITYVIRLGTHTVRRRYSAFLSLHQSLTGLYPVLIIPPIPSKQSLTDYAVKGQSKAREDATIIARRKRLLEDFLQRLIRHPILGGEHVLHRFLEEDVSWSEVLHSPPISLLSKNPLHAPSHNPTFQPTTPTSPSEAPATTSYIAHHLLPTPSPSHPLRQPDQRFMDSEAFTEKFQSHFSGTMEKVNRRVTKRWGERAHDMSELGGIWNGFSLVEQGKLGDAIEKVGRAVDAEYLATAALLQSWEKTTTEPLHIYSQFATLIRARLSFRHQKHVQYELVQEALETQRDKLEILENAEREARRLEEALERGGSVLASPQLEPEAARDERERAQRRARASQGFGLLSAVKHSLSGMIDMDPEATRRANIAKTRDNISQLEDSYQAAAQDLKYASMTLQADLDRFQRQKVADLREMAINLSQVHRDWCKQNLEAWKAAQAAVREIDPHPNRPAQTQTQVQSQQSHAGPSTLHAQTEDDVSKLGVDAMKNEIERVEIEIADKPLPKPSLAETGGDGVVPSPQPRQENDTEEREGHGPLGPL, encoded by the exons ATGGATTCGGACACCTCCCCCAACCCCTTtgcctcctcccccccctCCAGCCCCTCCCCTCGCCCGTCCCTCCCGCCTCCGGTCCCGCGCAAGCCTTCCTCGCTCGTCTCCGCCGCGTCTGGCTCGCCCCCTCCCACCCACAGGGCCTCCTTCCCCGACCCCGCCAGGCATCCAAAGATGGGCGCCACCGTCCCAGGCCCAAAGCCCAAGACCGGCTACTGCTGCAGCATCGACAAGGACATCTCCGCCGGCGAGCAGGTTCATATTGTCGACGCCCTCAAGACCACAGAGGGCGGCACAGCGAGCTACATCACCTATGTCATCCGTCTCGGA ACTCATACAGTCCGGCGCCGATACTCggcttttctctctctccaccAATCGCTCACTGGCCTTTACCCCGTCCTGATCATCCCTCCGATCCCTTCCAAACAATCACTTACAGACTATGCTGTCAAGGGGCAAAGCAAAGCCAGAGAAGATGCCACAATCATTGCTCGTAGGAAGAGGCTGCTTGAAGATTTTTTGCAAAGACTGATCAGACATCCCATTCTGGGAGGAGAACATGTTCTGCATCGTTtcttggaggaagacgtCAGCTGG TCCGAAGTTCTCCATTCTCCACCAATCTCGCTGCTCTCAAAGAACCCTTTACACGCCCCGTCACATAATCCGACTTTCCAGCCGACTACCCCGACGTCTCCGTCTGAGGCTCCTGCGACAACGTCCTACATCgcccaccatcttcttccgaccccatccccatctcatcctttgCGCCAACCTGACCAGCGATTCATGGATTCCGAAGCTTTCACTGAAAAGTTCCAATCCCATTTTTCTGGAACCATGGAGAAGGTCAACAGGCGAGTGACCAAACGCTGGGGAGAAAGAGCGCACGACATGTCGGAGCTTGGTGGTATCTGGAATGGTTTCAGCTTGGTTGAGCAAGGCAAACTTGGCGATGCAATTGAAAAAGTTGGACGCGCTGTTGATGCAGAGTATCTGGCTACTGCCGCCTTG TTACAATCATGGGAGAAAACAACGACTGAACCGCTTCACATTTACTCTCAATTTGCCACTTTAATCCGGGCTCGTCTGTCCTTTAGGCACCAAAAACACGTCCAGTATGAGCTCGTCCAAGAGGCTCTCGAGACTCAGCGGGATAAACTGGAAATTCTTGAAAACGCTGAGCGTGAGGCAAGgaggttggaagaagctctAGAACGGGGTGGTAGTGTCCTCGCTAGTCCTCAGCTAGAGCCCGAAGCTGCTCGAGATGAACGAGAGCGAGCTCAAAGGCGAGCAAGAGCAAGTCAAGGATTTGGGTTGTTGTCTGCTGTCAAGCATAGTCTAAGTGGGATGATTGATATGGACCCTGAGGCGACGAGAAGGGCCAATATTGCCAAGACTAGGGACAATATTTCACAA CTTGAAGACTCTTATCAAGCAGCAGCACAAGATCTCAAATACGCGTCCATGACACTGCAAGCCGACCTGGACAGATTCCAAAGGCAGAAAGTCGCTGATCTTCGAGAAATGGCCATCAATCTGTCTCAAGTGCATAGGGACTGGTGCAAGCAG AACCTTGAGGCTTGGAAAGCTGCCCAGGCTGCGGTCCGAGAGATCGACCCCCATCCTAATCGGCCTGCTCAAACTCAAACGCAAGTGCAATCACAGCAATCGCATGCGGGGCCGTCGACGTTGCATGCTCAAACGGAGGATGATGTTTCCAAACTCGGCGTAGACGCAATGAAAAATGAGATTGAGAGGGTGGAGATTGAGATTGCCGATAAACCTTTACCTAAGCCTTCTTTGGCCGAAAccggaggagatggggttgtcccttctcctcagccGAGGCAAGAGAATGATACCGAGGAACGGGAGGGGCATGGACCATTGGGGCCGTTGTAA
- a CDS encoding hypothetical protein (HMMPfam hit to Peroxin-13_N, Peroxin 13, N-terminal, score: 120.9, E(): 3e-33; HMMPfam hit to SH3, SH3 domain, score: 50.4, E(): 4.9e-12): protein MQPYSQRYNGNYGMSPYNNMSGYGSYGGYGAMGGMNRFGGGYGGYNYGMGGYGVGGMGGPGEGYPTLASSLQASTAPAFAVVESLVTAFTSLAQLVESTYLATHSSFFAMVGVADQLGSLKTYLGQVLGVFSILRLGRKILSWLKGKKVKTGPWGEEWDRIGSSGLPPNGQGGRPSIKPLVIFLLSALGLPYLMSRLVKVLVAHQTNQKSILSPDGTIDPTKLEFVRAKWEFTPTEEWELGLGRDEIVAVLEKRGEGMNSWWRGRTRDGRTGWFPANYVSNV from the exons atgcAGCCATATTCGCAACGATATAATGGGAACTATGGGATGTCGCCATATAATAACATGAGCGGCTATGGAAGCTATGGAGGATACGGGGCTATGGGTGGGATGAACAGGTTCGGTGGGGGTTATGGTGGTTATAATTACGGGATGGGAGGTTATGGGGTAGGTGGCATGGGAGGGCCGGGAGAG GGATACCCTACCCTCGCATCTTCACTCCAAGCTTCCACCGCCCCAGCTTTTGCAGTAGTAGAATCCCTTGTTACAGCATTCACTTCACTGGCTCAACTGGTCGAGTCCACATACTTGGCCACCCATTCATCCTTTTTCGCCATGGTTGGGGTGGCAGATCAGCTCGGCTCTCTTAAAACTTATCTAGGTCAAGTGCTCGGAGTCTTTTCAATCTTAAGGCTAGGACGGAAGATTTTATCGTGGCTCAAAGGGAAAAAAGTCAAGACAGGTCCTTGGGGGGAAGAATGGGACCGGATTGGTTCCTCTGGTCTACCGCCAAACGGTCAAGGTGGCCGTCCAAGTATCAAGCCATTAGTtatcttcttgctttctgCTTTGGGGCTCCCGTACTTGATGTCACGACTTGTGAAAGTGCTTGTCGCCCATCAGACCAATCAAAAATCTATTCTTTCACCTGATGGAACGATTGACCCCACCAAGTTAGAATTTGTGAGGGCCAAATGGGAATTTACGCCCACGGAGGAGTGGGAACTAGGGTTAGGACGGGACGAAATAGTAGCTGTATTAGAAAAAAGGGGTGAGGGAATGAATAGTtggtggagagggagaaCCAGGGACGGAAGGACAGGGTGGTTTCCTGCAAACTATGTCAGTAATGTGTGA
- a CDS encoding hypothetical protein (HMMPfam hit to Ank, Ankyrin repeat, score: 80.4, E(): 4.7e-21), which produces MSRISSTSATPLATSSHFNTPPPKLHVVRNPASRVRQAVRDNNVSLLQRLQHKTDLRNTDENRLTSLSWAAMEGNIEVFEWLLLDYGHDDQELSRDSDNNTILHLLAAVPSRSLSPHTQILNSSSSFPPRPNPRPLAEQSAISLRGKTALHVAAQAGNAPFINFLCDLGADLDLTDLQGNTPLHYAAAWGYLDTIKVLLERGCQFSSRNFEGFTASEFAYSDRVQNALQTMARELFEERRNRRKEARDRQDARENQRARSGSVSTSASMGSGAASYSSNPAKFLDNYQPNQSASQQLHPNEHTGFSPVSRSSDQTSLLSGSFSSRHITSGVLSKRPSASRLGASPPLMMPEPAPPTPQLGQLLQPSYNRNPVPFSTHPAMPTSSAVTRQPDSTDSKATADKGDVVIDGRSEGISMGANSAHEW; this is translated from the exons ATGTCTCGAATATCCAGCACAAGCGCAACTCCTCTCGCAACATCGTCTCACTTCAATACGCCTCCTCCCAAACTACATGTCGTCCGCAACCCAGCGTCGCGCGTCCGCCAAGCCGTGCGCG ACAATAATGTATCCCTCCTGCAACGTCTCCAGCACAAGACAGATTTGCGCAATACTGATGAGAACCGCTTGACAAGCTTGAGCTGGGCTGCTATGGAAGGTAATATAGAAGTCTTTGAATGGCTGCTGCTAGACTATGGCCATGACGACCAAGAGCTGTCAAGA GATTCCGACAATAATACTATCCTGCATCTGCTGGCTGCTGTCCCTTCGCGGtccctctctcctcatACCCAAATCCTCAactcgtcctcttcattcccTCCACGCCCGAACCCTCGCCCACTCGCTGAACAATCGGCTATATCTCTAC GCGGCAAGACGGCGCTGCATGTTGCTGCTCAAGCGGGGAATGCGCCATTCATAAACTTCCTGTGTGACTTGGGCGCTGATTTGGATCTGACCGATTTGCAGGGAAACACTCCGTTGCATTACGCAGCTGCATGGGGATACCTTGACACCATCAAAGTATTGCTGGAAAGAGGCTGCCAATTCTCTTCGCGAAACTTTGAAGGATTCACGGCCAGCGAATTTGCCTACTCGGATCGCGTTCAAAACGCTTTGCAGACGATGGCTCGCGAGCTTTtcgaagaaagaaggaataggaggaaagaggctAGAGATCGGCAAGATGCCAGAGAGAATCAGAGAGCCAGAAGTGGAAGTGTATCCACAAGCGCAAGCATGGGCTCTGGCGCGGCATCATATTCCAGCAATCCTGCCAAATTTCTTGACAACTACCAACCTAATCAATCAGCATCCCAACAATTGCATCCAAATGAACATACCGGATTCTCGCCTGTGTCACGCAGCTCAGATCAAACATCACTGTTATCGGGATCATTCTCATCTCGCCATATTACATCGGGAGTGTTATCAAAACGTCCTTCCGCTAGCCGACTTGGggcttctcctcctttaaTGATGCCAGAACCAGCTCCACCAACTCCACAGCTTGGGCAGCTTCTCCAACCGTCCTATAACCGAAATCCAGTGCCTTTCTCTACTCATCCAGCCATGCCAACTTCATCCGCTGTGACAAGGCAGCCAGATAGTACAGATTCAAAGGCTACGGCAGATAAAGGAGATGTCGTTATTGATGGGCGGAGCGAAGGCATATCCATGGGGGCAAATTCGGCCCATGAATGGTAG
- a CDS encoding hypothetical protein (Match to EST gb|CF187420.1|CF187420): MQAFRNFQAQIPALPSVDVTAVSKSFRQTVQATRERIGNVGPEGITELPAEYRQLEARVDALRDVHNKMLKITKVHERESYDYPSDVTEGISEVGHQAASAWNTFANKNLKNTNLPIPIPSPTAPTPHQPKTLSHALSRAAKSGATELGAEDRLGVSLGIYGAALEKIGDARISQDQVITERFVTPWQATLSTSIGLAMKARQNVKTSRLELDAARAALKSAAPAKQEQARLHVEEAEDKLVQNTETAIGLMKAVLENPEPLQNLSNLVKAQLIYYSTAAETLSGIQGQIEEAATVAEGDYRQSRGA; encoded by the exons ATGCAGGCATTCCGCAACTTCCAAGCACAGATTCCCGCCCTCCCCTCCGTAGACGTCACAGCCGTCTCCAAAAGCTTCCGACAGACGGTCCAGGCTACAAG GGAAAGAATTGGCAATGTCGGGCCTGAGGGAATCACTGA ACTTCCGGCCGAATACAGGCAGCTCGAAGCTCGAGTAGACGCGTTGAGAGATGTCCACAATAAGATGCTCAAAATCACAAAGGTTCACGAGCGAGAATCC TACGACTACCCTTCCGACGTGACTGAAGGCATTTCTGAAGTTGGACATCAAGCAGCTTCTGCCTGGAATACTTTTGCTAACAAGAACCTCAAG AATACTaatcttcccatccctaTTCCTTCACCTACGGCACCTACTCCCCACCAGCCCAAGACTCTTTCTCATGCTCTTTCTCGCGCTGCCAAGTCCGGTGCCACCGAGTTGGGCGCTGAAGACCGTCTCGGTGTGTCCCTTGGCATTTACGGTGCTGCCTTGGAAAAG ATCGGAGATGCCCGTATTTCCCAGGATCAGGTCATTACTGAGCGATTTGTTACCCCCTGGCAGGCCACCTTGTCTACATCTATTGGACTTGCGATGAAGGCTAGGCAAAACGTCAAGACTTCCAGGTTGGAACTCGATGCTGCCCGCGCTGC TTTGAAGTCTGCTGCTCCGGCTAAGCAAGAGCAAGCTCG TCTACATGTCGAAGAGGCCGAAGACAAGCTGGTTCAGAACACGGAGACTGCCATTGGTCTCATGAAAGCTGTCCTCGAGAAC CCTGAGCCTCTTCAAAACCTCTCTAACCTCGTCAAGGCTCAACTCATTTACTACTCAACCGCTGCAGAGACTCTCAGCGGCATTCAAGGCCaaattgaagaagctgctACTGTTGCCGAAGGAGACTACAGGCAATCCAGGGGAGCTTGA